Within Candidatus Peregrinibacteria bacterium, the genomic segment TATGACTGTTCCTGAACGTATTTTCGCAAGGAGTTCCTGAAACATTCGAAACGCTTCTGCTTTATATTCCATAAGCGGATCACGCTGACCATAGCCACGAAGGGCCACATTCTGTCTCAGATAACTCATCGCATCAATGTGCTCCATCCAAAGCGTATCAATGGATCTTAAATATATCGATCGCTCTACATCTCTCATAATTTCAGCATTTGGGAGACTTTTTTCCCTCTCAGAATAGACGGAAAGAAGAAACTCATAGAGAAATGCCTTGAGTTCATCAGCAAGAATAAACTTTTCAATATCCTCGAGACGCACGTGCCTTTCTTCCCGGTGATACAGAGCATGAACTGATTCCACAATTTCCTTCAAACTCCATTCCTCGTGTGATCTGCCTGAGGTGTGGTTTTCGACGAGGATATTCACCTCTTCTCGAATCATTTCGAGAATTTCTCCTCGTAAATCTTCATTAAAGAGCACTTTTCTGCGACGTGAGTAAATAATTTCTCGATGTTTACTCATGACATCATCATATTCTACGACGTGTTTTCGAATATCAAAATGGTGACCTTCCACCTTTTTTTGCGCACTTTCAATGGCGTTCGACACAAACTTATTTTCAATCGGCATATCGTCTGGAATATTTGCCCATTCCATCACTTTTTGGAGTTTTTCACTCCCAAAAAGTCTCATGAGGGAATCTCCCAAAGAAATAAAAAACTGACTCTCTCCCGGATCTCCCTGACGACCGGAACGTCCTCTTAATTGGTTGTCTATTCGCCTCGCTTCATGCCGCTCCGATCCAAGAATAGTAAGTCCTCCGAGTTCAGATACTCCTTCTCCCAGCTTAATATCAGTTCCTCGTCCCGCCATGTTCGTCGCAATAGTCACACTCCCCTTTTGTCCAGCTTTCGCCACGATCATGGATTCCTTTTCATGATGTTTTGCATTAAGAACGGTATGGGGAATTTTTTCCTGTTCGAGCATTTTGGAGAGAATTTCTGACTTTTCAATCGAAATAGTACCGATAAGCACGGGTTGCCCATTTTTGTACTTCTCCTTCACTTTTTCGGTAATTGCCATAAATTTTCCGTGTTCATTTTTATAAATCATGTCGGGAAGATCTTTTCGAACTACTGGCATATTTGTCGGAATTACCACGACTTCGAGTTTATAAATCCGAGAAAATTCTTCGGCTTCGGTGTACGCCGTTCCCGTCATTCCTGCCAATTTTTTATAAAGCCTGAAATAATTCTGAAAGGTAATGGTTGCAAGAGTTTTTGATTCACGCTTTACCTCAACATTTTCCTTCGCTTCTATGGCCTGATGAAGACCTTCGGAATATC encodes:
- the secA gene encoding preprotein translocase subunit SecA, whose translation is MLKFLNKILGDPNEKEVKRLFPLVERIQKEEEKLKNLSEDEFKSKTEEFKTRLQKGETIDDLLVEAFAVVKNACKRLQGQKFSLGSGEITWEMVPYDVQLIGGIVLHQGKISEMKTGEGKTLVAVLPVYLNALLGKGVHVVTVNDYLAKRDAAWMGILYSYLGLSVGTIVHGISREERKAAYAADITYGTNNEFGFDYLRDNMATRNEDIVQRLELHYAIVDEVDSILIDEARTPLIISSPAEESTEKYRQYAFLVHQLQENEHYSIDEKMKTAVLTEEGVQKMEELLGVANIYTEKGFVEVHHIEQSLRAHTVYKRDVDYVVNEGEVVIVDEFTGRLMPGRRYSEGLHQAIEAKENVEVKRESKTLATITFQNYFRLYKKLAGMTGTAYTEAEEFSRIYKLEVVVIPTNMPVVRKDLPDMIYKNEHGKFMAITEKVKEKYKNGQPVLIGTISIEKSEILSKMLEQEKIPHTVLNAKHHEKESMIVAKAGQKGSVTIATNMAGRGTDIKLGEGVSELGGLTILGSERHEARRIDNQLRGRSGRQGDPGESQFFISLGDSLMRLFGSEKLQKVMEWANIPDDMPIENKFVSNAIESAQKKVEGHHFDIRKHVVEYDDVMSKHREIIYSRRRKVLFNEDLRGEILEMIREEVNILVENHTSGRSHEEWSLKEIVESVHALYHREERHVRLEDIEKFILADELKAFLYEFLLSVYSEREKSLPNAEIMRDVERSIYLRSIDTLWMEHIDAMSYLRQNVALRGYGQRDPLMEYKAEAFRMFQELLAKIRSGTVITLFKINIEVRDKPVIAPETPKIEDLETNEDQIEGNITGTPSGSKTIKAGGTIRNVESVGRNDPCPCGSGKKYKKCHGQ